In Pseudomonadota bacterium, one genomic interval encodes:
- a CDS encoding TRAP transporter substrate-binding protein — protein sequence MGKKVVLFVFVVSLLFSTYASADVIKLKFANYFPVSHMNSVIMGKFCEELNKKLTGKVEITQYTGSTLLSADKMAAGVLTGIADIGLSNLSYARGRFPVMEMMELPLGFPSAWIATHVDNDFYNKFKPKEFDKYQVIMLSSSPITVIQTVKKPVNTPEDVKGLKLRGIGRVGDTIKAFGGTPIPVSTPEMYDALKKGVIEGALLPLETLKGFKTGEVIKYSTASWRIGSTYCFYVLMNKDKWKSLPPDAQKTITEFSKEFTERWAVEWNNIDIEGKDYFLKQGGRIIPLNEVENSKWIEAAQPVIDDYKKDMISKGYTSPEKDEAWPFT from the coding sequence ATGGGAAAAAAGGTCGTATTATTTGTTTTTGTCGTTTCGCTTTTATTTTCAACGTATGCTTCTGCAGATGTAATTAAGCTTAAATTTGCGAATTATTTCCCGGTCTCGCACATGAATTCGGTAATAATGGGTAAATTCTGTGAAGAGCTTAACAAAAAGCTCACCGGCAAAGTAGAAATAACCCAGTATACAGGTAGTACCTTGCTCAGCGCCGATAAGATGGCTGCCGGGGTACTCACCGGCATTGCCGACATCGGGCTTTCAAATCTGTCTTATGCAAGGGGACGTTTTCCGGTTATGGAAATGATGGAGTTACCCCTTGGCTTCCCAAGCGCCTGGATAGCCACCCATGTGGATAATGACTTTTACAACAAGTTTAAACCAAAAGAATTTGATAAATATCAAGTAATTATGCTCAGTTCATCCCCGATAACCGTAATCCAGACTGTTAAAAAACCTGTGAATACCCCGGAAGACGTAAAAGGATTAAAACTGAGGGGTATAGGAAGAGTTGGTGATACTATAAAAGCCTTTGGCGGCACTCCAATTCCTGTTTCTACACCCGAAATGTATGATGCGCTCAAAAAGGGTGTAATTGAAGGTGCATTGCTCCCACTTGAAACATTGAAAGGTTTTAAAACAGGCGAAGTTATTAAATACAGCACTGCGTCGTGGAGAATAGGAAGTACATATTGCTTTTATGTTCTCATGAATAAGGATAAATGGAAAAGTCTTCCTCCAGACGCACAAAAAACCATTACCGAGTTTTCCAAAGAGTTTACTGAACGCTGGGCTGTTGAGTGGAATAATATAGACATTGAAGGCAAAGACTACTTTCTCAAACAGGGCGGCAGAATCATACCTCTCAACGAAGTAGAAAATTCTAAATGGATAGAAGCCGCTCAACCTGTTATCGATGACTATAAGAAGGATATGATTTCCAAGGGTTACACTTCACCGGAAAAAGATGAAGCGTGGCCTTTTACATAA
- a CDS encoding DnaJ domain-containing protein, with protein MDTFIKKCFQILGVSRYASLEETKQAYKDLAKVWHPDRFIENPRLQKKATEKLTEINIAYEKLVSFYEDKNSLQDISVNPDTKNEESFPEQHPAATVEEIRTTSINYRFLPWMFAICILVILIIIAIIYTDLKNKRPDSYTSPTISMPDQIKSSKPVVTESSTGKPTV; from the coding sequence TTGGATACTTTTATTAAGAAATGTTTTCAGATTCTTGGGGTTTCGAGATATGCTTCACTTGAAGAGACAAAACAGGCATATAAAGATCTGGCTAAGGTTTGGCACCCGGATCGTTTTATTGAAAACCCCCGCTTACAGAAAAAAGCAACGGAAAAACTCACAGAAATAAATATTGCTTATGAAAAGCTGGTATCCTTTTATGAAGATAAAAACAGCCTTCAAGACATATCTGTCAATCCCGATACAAAAAATGAGGAATCCTTTCCGGAACAGCACCCTGCAGCTACCGTTGAAGAGATCAGAACCACCTCAATAAATTACAGATTTTTACCCTGGATGTTTGCAATTTGCATACTGGTTATTCTTATAATTATTGCAATAATCTATACGGATCTAAAAAATAAAAGACCTGATTCCTATACATCTCCTACTATTTCGATGCCCGACCAGATAAAATCTTCCAAGCCTGTCGTAACTGAGTCATCAACCGGAAAGCCAACGGTTC
- a CDS encoding DUF2569 family protein codes for MDEISLHLKGVKGWLLLMCISLTILDPSSIVLNLMIITNLTKPYFNKHAELLKIVLINGTCSIGLAVFSIYAGISLWKVLPNAINTAKKYLLAISLYSVFSTFIPTLVGLQAESVKGISGNNVVNSLLTILYASAWYFYLKKSRRVKVTYGSNL; via the coding sequence TTGGATGAAATAAGCTTACATTTAAAAGGTGTAAAGGGCTGGCTTTTACTTATGTGTATAAGCCTGACCATCCTTGATCCATCATCCATCGTTTTAAATTTAATGATTATAACTAATCTGACAAAGCCTTATTTCAATAAGCATGCAGAATTGTTAAAGATAGTATTGATAAACGGGACATGCAGCATAGGTCTTGCGGTTTTCAGCATATACGCAGGGATATCATTATGGAAAGTACTCCCCAATGCAATAAACACTGCAAAAAAATATCTCCTTGCCATTTCTCTGTATTCGGTTTTTTCAACATTCATCCCCACATTGGTCGGTCTTCAAGCGGAATCAGTCAAAGGCATTTCCGGAAACAACGTTGTCAATAGTTTGCTGACTATCCTTTATGCATCGGCATGGTATTTCTATTTGAAGAAATCCAGAAGGGTAAAGGTAACTTACGGCTCTAACTTATAA
- a CDS encoding amidohydrolase family protein gives MEFEVIIDSHSHWGPSISMGMDVTTGELQRQQKESGVTHVVIIPFPSTAIADNGINVRLLDETKKIPNFIPYHYIRENYNKDGFDPIPETYYGGKWHWMKGWQDMASNYDVLDDKALTGLIEKIKKTGKPVIIEEELAFTERFVEMADGLPLIVPHLGMLGGDPHTFLRSFKNKENIYFDTALASQDTVSKFIKTIGPERVLFGSDVPFGSMRNELSKVLALSVSYEEKEMLLFKNFLRLTDYKLEP, from the coding sequence ATGGAATTTGAGGTAATTATAGACAGCCATTCCCACTGGGGTCCTTCCATATCAATGGGTATGGATGTTACCACGGGAGAGTTGCAAAGGCAGCAGAAAGAGTCAGGCGTGACGCATGTGGTTATTATACCATTCCCGTCTACTGCAATTGCAGACAACGGAATTAATGTAAGACTTCTCGATGAGACAAAGAAAATCCCGAATTTTATACCCTATCATTACATCAGGGAAAATTACAATAAGGATGGTTTTGATCCTATACCTGAGACTTACTATGGCGGAAAATGGCACTGGATGAAGGGTTGGCAGGATATGGCCTCAAATTATGATGTCCTGGACGATAAGGCGCTTACGGGTCTAATAGAAAAGATTAAAAAGACAGGGAAACCCGTTATAATCGAAGAAGAGCTTGCCTTTACAGAACGGTTTGTTGAAATGGCGGACGGGCTTCCTCTTATTGTCCCGCATCTTGGTATGCTCGGCGGCGATCCACATACGTTCCTGCGGAGCTTTAAAAACAAAGAGAACATATATTTCGACACAGCCCTTGCATCTCAGGATACGGTTTCAAAATTTATAAAAACGATTGGGCCTGAAAGGGTCCTTTTTGGCTCAGACGTACCATTCGGATCAATGAGGAACGAGCTTTCCAAGGTGCTTGCATTATCGGTTTCTTATGAAGAAAAAGAGATGCTGCTCTTTAAAAATTTTCTGAGGCTTACGGATTATAAGTTAGAGCCGTAA
- a CDS encoding TRAP transporter small permease, with translation MFSILQRFSKVLNIIAGTDLTLMMFLTVADIFMRTGGYPILGTYEIVALSLAIVIGFSIPQVSLDRGHVYMEIILDKLSTKNKAILNTFTRILCIFLFLIIGYNLFIIGNEFHSSGEVSSTLKMPFFPIAYCVGVCAFVECLVFVFDIVKIWRGQYE, from the coding sequence ATGTTCAGTATTCTTCAAAGGTTTAGCAAAGTTCTCAATATCATAGCCGGCACAGACCTTACCTTAATGATGTTCCTGACCGTCGCCGATATTTTCATGAGAACCGGTGGCTATCCGATTTTAGGCACTTACGAAATAGTGGCTCTATCGCTGGCAATTGTGATCGGTTTTTCTATACCCCAGGTCTCGCTTGACCGGGGGCATGTATATATGGAAATTATTCTGGACAAGCTTTCAACAAAGAACAAGGCCATATTGAACACCTTTACCCGGATCCTCTGCATCTTTCTGTTCCTTATCATAGGTTATAACCTCTTTATTATCGGAAACGAATTCCATTCATCAGGTGAAGTTTCATCCACATTGAAAATGCCCTTTTTCCCCATTGCCTATTGCGTTGGAGTTTGTGCTTTTGTTGAGTGCTTAGTCTTCGTTTTTGATATCGTAAAAATCTGGAGGGGTCAATATGAATGA
- a CDS encoding TRAP transporter large permease gives MNEITIGIIALTVLLLLFATGIELGFAMALIGFAGFAYLNGIQPAMQLVGRDIYDVITNYGYTVFPLFILMGQIGFNAGIAVRLYDAAHKFVGHIPGGLAMATVLGATGFKAICGSSAATSATFASVAVPEMDRYGYDRRLSTGIVATVGTLGCIIPPSVVLIVFGIITEQSIGKLFLAGIIPGLIIAFFFLAIIYAWAKIDPKVAPMSERSTWKERIRSLPEVAWILLVFCLVVGGIMAGFFTPTEAGAMGTFAVLVLAIAKRNMNFKGYVKSVTDALRTAGMILMLITGSVVLGHFIAVTNIPQNTADWLVSLPLNRYLILILICFVYEIGGSFIDDLAFMILATPIFYPAILKLGFDPIWFGIVIGVVVMIGVVIPPVAVCVFVVKNITKEPMGRIYKGVTPFLLSLVAVWGLLFIFPQLALWLPSVFYK, from the coding sequence ATGAATGAGATCACCATAGGCATTATAGCTCTTACCGTGCTGCTTCTTCTTTTTGCAACAGGCATCGAATTGGGCTTTGCGATGGCATTGATAGGCTTTGCAGGTTTTGCTTACTTAAACGGCATCCAGCCTGCCATGCAACTTGTGGGCAGAGACATTTATGACGTCATCACTAACTATGGTTACACGGTCTTCCCTCTCTTTATCCTGATGGGTCAAATCGGTTTTAACGCAGGTATCGCGGTAAGATTGTATGACGCCGCACATAAGTTTGTCGGCCATATTCCAGGCGGCCTTGCTATGGCTACCGTCCTGGGTGCTACCGGTTTCAAAGCCATTTGCGGCTCCTCAGCAGCTACCTCGGCAACGTTCGCCAGTGTTGCAGTTCCTGAAATGGACAGGTACGGTTACGACAGGAGGTTATCGACAGGTATCGTTGCGACAGTGGGAACACTGGGCTGTATCATACCACCCAGTGTTGTTCTTATCGTATTCGGGATTATCACCGAACAATCCATAGGGAAGCTTTTCCTTGCAGGCATAATACCGGGATTAATCATAGCCTTCTTTTTCCTCGCTATCATTTATGCATGGGCAAAGATTGATCCAAAGGTTGCTCCCATGTCGGAGCGGTCAACCTGGAAGGAAAGGATACGCTCTTTGCCGGAGGTTGCCTGGATACTCCTTGTTTTCTGCCTTGTCGTCGGCGGAATCATGGCAGGTTTTTTTACACCCACAGAAGCAGGGGCAATGGGTACATTTGCCGTGCTTGTTCTGGCAATAGCCAAGAGAAACATGAATTTCAAAGGATACGTTAAATCTGTCACAGACGCCCTTCGTACTGCCGGGATGATCCTTATGCTTATAACCGGCTCTGTGGTACTGGGCCATTTTATCGCTGTTACGAATATTCCCCAGAATACAGCGGACTGGCTTGTGTCGCTGCCTTTGAACCGTTATCTTATCCTGATTCTGATCTGCTTCGTTTACGAGATAGGAGGTTCTTTCATTGACGACCTTGCGTTCATGATACTTGCCACACCTATCTTCTACCCGGCCATACTAAAGCTCGGTTTCGATCCTATCTGGTTCGGCATAGTGATCGGTGTTGTAGTTATGATCGGCGTGGTTATCCCACCGGTGGCTGTCTGTGTATTTGTTGTAAAAAACATAACCAAGGAGCCTATGGGACGTATATATAAAGGCGTAACCCCGTTCCTGCTCTCTCTTGTCGCTGTCTGGGGGCTTCTTTTTATTTTTCCTCAGCTCGCACTCTGGTTGCCATCGGTGTTTTATAAATAA
- a CDS encoding PAS domain S-box protein, whose amino-acid sequence MIEHNETHNDADKAKDAEARVNLSFFRSMRGKILGLFLAFAILPSLFAVGFSYQQISHALEDRIKNELKRTARLQAAHLDAMFDECIKDMRVVAATDEVRSMAPQGIHRATASFNQLWKRYTGITIYRADGYAVAESIRTPEETRKAHQNIADREYFQKAVCGEETISDTVMAKSGEGLVTTIAVPIYRKGIIGVAAADITVDAIALSLYESRFGWTGNVYLVDREGNFIWPSRFSEESLQKEFINKQTQLELRVDMFGTQKALAGNPEASIYYNYRGREVLGSYIHIPRTGWGLFIEQETEEALASVRRLRNISILVGLMFAGLATGIAVFISGGMIKNTVRLTRAASELRKGNLAVRADVTSTDELGQLAENFNSMADRITTLVSKLEQQIVKQTAANEALHREIAERKQAEELLRKSEVRYRSLFDGVPVALYRSTPAGQSLDVNTAMVEMFGSPDRETMLALNVTELYADPEDRVWWKALMEQEGLACDFEFQARRLDGRLLWVKKTSRVVKDDQGQAVYYEGSLEDITERKRAEEAVRQERERFQIVSENAPLGMAMIGKDGAFKYINPRFKELFGYDLEDIPDGRTWFRKAFPDHEYRHNVIAVWLNQFQDAQGKKPREAPSVFNTTCKDGTTKVISYLGVTLETGEHIMTCEDITERVRAEEVLKKHHEQLLREIETRKNFERELEKSRGQLRRLSEHLQQAREAERTRIAREFHDELGQSLSALKIDLTCLGNGMPEDYASLREQTKTMEVRIDDAINTVRTICSRLRPPMLDHFGLPATLQWYLQDFEKRTGITCSAEIDQNISVKDKDLALVVFRIVQEAMTNILRHAAARNVTVTLNKKGPGLALKVEDDGKGISEEEVSNPRSLGIIGIQERIRFWDGRVQFQGRPGRGTTMIIWIPIGRHKRNASAKGFETREEGTL is encoded by the coding sequence ATGATAGAACACAACGAAACACATAACGATGCGGATAAAGCTAAAGATGCAGAAGCCCGGGTAAACCTCAGCTTCTTCAGATCTATGCGTGGCAAGATACTCGGGTTGTTTCTCGCGTTCGCAATACTTCCGTCGCTGTTCGCTGTGGGCTTTTCTTATCAACAAATCAGCCACGCTTTAGAAGATCGTATTAAGAACGAGCTGAAGCGCACTGCTCGACTTCAGGCTGCCCACCTCGATGCCATGTTCGACGAATGCATCAAGGACATGCGTGTAGTTGCAGCAACGGACGAGGTGCGCTCAATGGCGCCGCAAGGCATCCATCGGGCAACCGCGAGCTTCAATCAGCTTTGGAAACGATATACGGGCATCACGATATACAGAGCCGACGGGTATGCCGTCGCGGAAAGCATAAGGACGCCTGAAGAGACCCGCAAGGCACATCAGAATATCGCAGACCGTGAATACTTTCAGAAAGCGGTATGCGGTGAAGAAACCATTTCTGATACTGTCATGGCAAAGTCAGGTGAAGGACTCGTCACAACGATAGCCGTCCCTATTTACAGAAAGGGCATCATCGGTGTTGCGGCGGCCGACATTACCGTAGATGCAATAGCCCTCTCTCTATATGAGTCACGGTTCGGGTGGACAGGCAATGTGTACCTGGTGGACCGGGAGGGCAACTTTATCTGGCCATCCCGGTTCTCGGAAGAATCGCTGCAGAAGGAATTCATCAATAAACAGACGCAATTAGAGCTGCGAGTCGATATGTTCGGGACGCAGAAAGCTCTGGCAGGAAATCCGGAGGCAAGCATTTATTATAATTATCGCGGCAGAGAGGTGCTAGGCTCATATATCCACATTCCGCGCACCGGTTGGGGACTTTTCATTGAGCAGGAAACCGAAGAGGCCCTTGCCTCGGTGCGAAGGTTGCGGAATATTTCAATTCTGGTTGGACTCATGTTTGCCGGATTGGCCACAGGTATAGCGGTTTTTATTTCGGGCGGCATGATCAAAAACACGGTGAGACTGACACGTGCCGCAAGCGAGCTCAGGAAAGGCAACCTTGCGGTTCGCGCAGACGTTACCAGCACTGATGAGTTAGGCCAACTGGCGGAGAACTTCAACAGTATGGCAGACCGCATAACTACGCTCGTGTCGAAACTGGAGCAACAGATTGTGAAACAGACAGCGGCAAACGAAGCACTTCACCGTGAGATTGCCGAACGAAAGCAGGCAGAGGAATTGCTGAGAAAAAGTGAAGTCCGCTACCGCAGCCTCTTTGATGGAGTGCCTGTCGCCCTGTACCGTTCGACGCCAGCCGGTCAGTCCCTTGACGTGAATACCGCCATGGTCGAAATGTTCGGTTCCCCCGACCGGGAAACTATGCTGGCATTGAATGTTACCGAGCTCTATGCAGACCCTGAAGACCGTGTATGGTGGAAGGCGCTCATGGAACAGGAAGGTCTTGCGTGTGATTTTGAGTTCCAGGCGCGGCGTCTTGACGGCCGGTTGCTCTGGGTCAAGAAAACCAGCCGGGTTGTAAAGGATGACCAGGGTCAGGCAGTGTATTATGAAGGGAGTCTGGAGGACATTACGGAGCGGAAGCGGGCAGAGGAGGCGGTTCGGCAGGAAAGAGAGAGGTTTCAGATTGTCTCGGAGAACGCCCCGCTGGGCATGGCCATGATTGGGAAGGACGGTGCGTTCAAATATATCAACCCAAGGTTCAAAGAACTCTTCGGCTACGACCTGGAAGATATCCCCGACGGGAGAACATGGTTCAGAAAGGCATTCCCCGATCATGAGTACAGACACAACGTCATTGCAGTCTGGCTAAACCAGTTTCAGGACGCTCAAGGGAAGAAGCCCCGGGAGGCTCCAAGCGTCTTCAACACTACCTGTAAGGACGGCACCACGAAGGTCATAAGCTATCTCGGTGTGACACTCGAAACCGGCGAACATATCATGACCTGCGAGGACATCACAGAGCGTGTAAGGGCAGAAGAGGTCTTGAAGAAACACCACGAACAACTCCTCAGGGAGATTGAGACCCGGAAGAACTTTGAGCGGGAACTGGAGAAGTCGAGAGGACAGCTCCGCCGCCTGTCGGAACACCTCCAGCAGGCAAGGGAAGCCGAGAGGACCCGCATCGCCAGAGAGTTCCATGATGAACTGGGTCAGTCTCTCTCTGCCTTGAAAATTGACCTTACGTGCCTCGGCAATGGTATGCCAGAAGATTACGCATCGCTGCGGGAGCAAACAAAGACTATGGAGGTACGGATAGACGACGCCATCAATACCGTGAGGACTATCTGCTCCCGGCTCCGCCCCCCTATGCTCGACCACTTCGGACTGCCTGCCACATTGCAATGGTACTTACAGGACTTTGAAAAGCGGACAGGCATTACATGCAGCGCTGAGATAGACCAGAACATCTCCGTGAAGGACAAAGACCTTGCCCTCGTGGTCTTCCGCATTGTCCAGGAAGCCATGACAAATATTCTTCGCCACGCAGCGGCCAGAAATGTGACAGTGACTCTCAACAAGAAAGGGCCCGGCCTTGCGCTGAAAGTCGAGGATGACGGTAAGGGTATCTCGGAAGAGGAGGTATCGAACCCCAGATCTTTGGGTATCATAGGAATCCAGGAGCGGATCCGTTTCTGGGACGGACGAGTGCAATTTCAGGGCAGACCCGGAAGAGGCACCACCATGATCATATGGATACCTATTGGTCGTCACAAGCGAAATGCCTCTGCGAAGGGCTTTGAAACTCGAGAGGAGGGTACGCTATGA
- a CDS encoding NUDIX hydrolase gives MDLQTPLLTVDIIIRYKGGIVLIERKNPPPGWALPGGFVEIGESIEDAAIREAKEETSLDVTLTEQFHVYSRPGRDPRFHTVSVIFIGNGQGTLQGRDDARNAAIFSENELPEHIAFDHPQIILDYFTYMRTNKRPA, from the coding sequence ATGGATCTGCAAACCCCTTTATTGACCGTTGATATAATTATCCGATATAAAGGAGGGATTGTTCTTATCGAGCGTAAAAACCCGCCTCCAGGATGGGCACTCCCCGGGGGGTTCGTTGAAATCGGCGAATCTATTGAAGATGCAGCGATAAGGGAGGCAAAGGAGGAAACCTCCCTTGATGTAACATTAACCGAACAATTTCATGTTTACTCAAGGCCTGGCAGAGACCCCCGTTTCCACACAGTTTCGGTCATCTTCATTGGTAATGGACAAGGCACGCTTCAGGGAAGGGACGATGCAAGAAATGCGGCGATATTTTCTGAAAATGAATTACCCGAGCATATTGCCTTTGATCACCCTCAAATCATCCTGGATTATTTTACCTATATGCGTACGAATAAAAGACCGGCCTAA
- a CDS encoding response regulator transcription factor, which yields MIKVFIVDDHIIFREGLKKVIATDPDMEVAGEAGDGREALHKITGNTYDVVLLDIGLPGMDGLDVLRTARKKKPALPILLLSIFPEEQYAVWALKEGASGYLTKESVPSELIRAIRRVAQGGKYVSAFLGERLADTLMGKGGGEPHELLSSREYQVFHMLVAGKSVKKIAQELCVAPTTVSSHRAHILEKMGMKNNADLIRYAMERHLIP from the coding sequence ATGATAAAAGTTTTCATTGTTGACGATCACATCATCTTTCGTGAGGGCTTGAAAAAGGTCATTGCCACTGACCCCGATATGGAGGTGGCAGGCGAAGCGGGCGACGGCAGGGAAGCTCTGCATAAGATTACCGGGAACACCTACGATGTGGTCTTGCTCGATATCGGACTGCCCGGCATGGACGGACTCGATGTGTTGCGAACTGCAAGAAAGAAGAAACCCGCTCTCCCCATACTTCTCCTCAGCATCTTTCCCGAGGAGCAATACGCGGTATGGGCTCTCAAGGAAGGGGCATCAGGATATCTCACCAAAGAGAGCGTCCCCAGCGAGCTGATACGAGCCATTCGGAGGGTGGCTCAGGGAGGAAAGTATGTGAGCGCCTTCCTCGGTGAAAGACTTGCAGATACCCTTATGGGAAAGGGCGGCGGTGAGCCTCATGAATTACTTTCCTCTAGGGAATACCAGGTTTTCCATATGTTAGTAGCAGGAAAATCGGTCAAGAAGATTGCCCAGGAACTCTGTGTTGCCCCTACCACTGTCAGCAGCCACCGTGCTCATATCCTTGAGAAGATGGGTATGAAGAACAATGCGGACCTGATTCGCTACGCCATGGAGCGCCATCTTATTCCCTGA
- a CDS encoding CoA transferase subunit A, giving the protein MDNFHDISDKLMTLKEAVAKFIKNGCQIAIGGFTVSRNPMALSYEIIRQRIKDIHLVCHSHGQALDILIGAGCVKRLEIAYGGNGRYAPTCIRFRNAVEKGEIEIEDYSNYQMSLRFFAGALGIPFMATKSGLGTDIVNLEGFSKETRNTRKVAKKKLVIAQNPFNEKDDKVILLPALNPDVALIHVQYVGEDGTVRIKGLTFADIEQAKSADVVIITCEEIVPTKFIRTDPDQNSLPPFFVDAIIKIPYGAHPTSCYGFYDYDPKHLNMYKKIAKDAGLFNQYLDEWVYGVSSHDEYIDKIGASALLEIKADPVLGYAPGLDRR; this is encoded by the coding sequence ATGGATAATTTTCATGATATCTCCGACAAGCTTATGACTCTTAAAGAGGCTGTTGCAAAATTTATCAAAAACGGTTGCCAGATAGCTATCGGTGGATTTACAGTATCAAGAAATCCTATGGCCCTTTCATATGAAATCATACGTCAGCGGATAAAAGACATACACCTTGTGTGCCACTCCCATGGTCAGGCTCTTGATATTCTTATAGGTGCAGGCTGTGTAAAGAGGCTGGAGATTGCTTATGGGGGCAATGGAAGATATGCGCCTACCTGCATAAGATTCAGAAATGCGGTTGAAAAAGGCGAAATTGAAATTGAGGATTATTCAAATTATCAGATGAGTCTGCGTTTTTTTGCAGGTGCATTGGGAATTCCTTTTATGGCCACAAAATCAGGGCTCGGCACCGATATAGTCAATCTGGAAGGATTTTCAAAGGAAACAAGGAACACAAGGAAAGTAGCAAAAAAGAAATTGGTTATTGCTCAAAATCCTTTTAACGAAAAAGATGATAAAGTGATCCTGCTCCCTGCATTGAACCCTGATGTAGCCCTGATCCATGTTCAATATGTTGGTGAAGACGGCACCGTTCGCATCAAAGGACTCACATTTGCCGACATAGAACAGGCAAAATCTGCAGATGTTGTTATCATCACATGTGAGGAGATTGTTCCCACAAAGTTCATCCGAACAGACCCGGATCAGAATTCGCTGCCGCCTTTCTTTGTTGACGCAATCATAAAAATACCTTACGGAGCACACCCTACATCCTGTTATGGCTTTTATGACTATGATCCGAAGCACCTTAATATGTATAAAAAGATCGCCAAAGATGCCGGCCTTTTTAATCAATATCTTGACGAATGGGTATATGGTGTTTCTTCCCACGATGAATATATTGACAAAATAGGTGCTTCTGCGCTCCTGGAAATCAAAGCCGATCCCGTGCTCGGTTATGCACCAGGTCTTGACAGAAGATAA
- a CDS encoding ketoacid-CoA transferase, with the protein MAGYSDNEMMAISAGRLIKDGDIIFAGTGLSMLAATAAKKISAPKAVIFFETGGIDPTLDEIPMAVSDLRVMSGTCLNSGLIEAFSIVGHRKLRTIAFLGSAQIDKYGNLNTTVIGDYHKPITRFSGSGGACDVASLASGVIVFMQHDKIRFVEKLDYMTSIGWYQGGKSRERLGLQRGGALAVVTNLCIMKFDEETRQMYLAEHYPGISLDNIIKNTGFDIDVSRTVDAIEPSSEELRILREEVDPQNLIL; encoded by the coding sequence ATGGCAGGTTATAGTGATAATGAAATGATGGCAATCAGCGCCGGTAGACTTATAAAAGACGGTGATATTATTTTTGCCGGAACAGGTTTATCAATGCTTGCTGCTACTGCGGCAAAGAAAATCAGTGCCCCGAAGGCGGTTATTTTCTTTGAAACCGGCGGTATTGACCCTACCCTTGATGAAATCCCTATGGCTGTATCTGACTTACGGGTGATGAGCGGAACATGTTTAAACTCCGGGCTCATTGAGGCCTTTTCGATTGTGGGGCACAGAAAGCTCCGCACCATCGCCTTTCTCGGTTCTGCTCAAATCGACAAATACGGCAATCTTAATACAACCGTCATAGGGGACTACCATAAACCGATAACAAGGTTTTCCGGAAGCGGCGGGGCTTGCGATGTCGCTTCACTGGCGTCAGGAGTTATTGTCTTCATGCAGCATGATAAAATAAGATTTGTAGAAAAACTTGATTACATGACCAGCATCGGGTGGTACCAAGGCGGTAAATCCAGGGAAAGGCTCGGACTGCAAAGAGGCGGTGCATTGGCAGTTGTTACAAATCTATGTATTATGAAATTTGACGAAGAAACCAGGCAAATGTATCTCGCAGAACACTATCCCGGAATAAGCCTTGATAACATTATCAAAAACACGGGGTTCGATATTGATGTTTCAAGGACAGTGGATGCAATAGAACCGTCTTCGGAGGAGCTCAGGATATTACGGGAAGAGGTAGACCCTCAGAATCTGATACTTTGA